The genomic window gactgcaataatatgaatgctaaagatattaaaacacaatttattaggcctaggccgacatatatatcagtcctaatcctgaacgcactgtgcatacattttttcATGGCAtatccccccctgaaataatttgatattacaaaaatccaaaatagcatgtgctgatttctgaaacatacttttcgcagcaaagagccgactttatctgatccgcatggtttcattgattggctctctagcatagaatatttgtagacattaaaaatggggggggggagaccgttCCGGCCTTGCGCAGAATTttgacagggtgggggggggggtataggacggaaatatgggctattatgacacggttcttctcaatgccgtggaatgctccgttcacttgcatgggcccttcacaaccacgccagcgtcttcggttcctaagcaacctcaacgtctttggctaactatttctctgctgatcaacactataaatggtaacaaataaattgtaaaaagacaccttgtgaagtcattttttcttttgccaagtagccgctcattatcgaaaataaccCCCTTCAGGTCGAAGCACCTCCGTTTCGCGTCAGTGTCCGGTttgccctgtctgggcttattttctcgataatgaccagCGTTCTATTATCCCACCTAACGTCTATAttactctgcatgtggaagggaaaatagctttatttgtaattacaatattatgctgctgAGACCCacacagatatttgagtttgctgTTTTCATGGaagccagacctctctctatgggagctcagctcccactggctcccaccttactcgaaccctggctataggtctttttCCACTGCCTTTTTACacttcggtcgcagcttggcacgcccggcgtaaaactgtgtaaaaccgagggggtcaaatcccccgttcgtcacggcgcgggctttcttggttcactggggaaggcggtCTAGAGGAGTCTAGtactctttagaataatttgtattatcgcatactcccgaatgttttaatttttttatgaagacacccgcatgcaataaagagttcacgtctgagtgtagactacaaacgcaaataactatggtcagggatgttcgttactgtctagacagggtataataaatagtgaacttcctcacagcctcacagaagcgcctacagtgcttaatgcaaacaatcacATCAAtaaacgcctgcagaaattctcggacacccgctggtctcagcatgatttATGTCTAGTAGCCTacgtcttctgtcattgatcaatatgaggacattttaaccatgATGGTTGAATTCAGAGGGAGACAGTAAATGCAGCACGAAAACCACCTCTCACACGAGAGCAAttgaatcatttgattttattatatcaaCACCACTGAGATGGCTCGCCTCGCGGTGACCGAGGcactgctgccagagcctcgtccctctcaacggttctcattctcctcgatctgtccgcagcatttgacacagtgaaccaccagatcctccttgccactcttgccgaacttggcattgctgaatctgctctttcctggttcacatcctacctgatgaACCGCACCTATCATGTTACATGGAAtagctccttgtccaaaccttgcacgcttgaaactggtgtccctcaaggctctgtactggggcctcttctgttctccctctataccagatctctggactctgtaattacatcacacatattttcctatcactgctatgctgatgacactcagctttttctctctttcccgtcatctgataaagccctgattgcaacacgcatatcgggatgtctggcggacgtcagcatTTGGACAActtgaggcttaacctcaacaaaaccgagctcctcctaatcccagggaaagattgcccacacatggacttactggtcaccgttgagaacatcactgtatctccttccccaactgccagaaacctcggtgtggtattggacaatcagatatgctgcaccgcaaacatcactgccgtggcccgatcctgcagatttgcactttacaacatccgcagaatccggccctttctcacaagggaagcagctcagcttctagtccaatcactggtcatctcccgcctcgactactgcaactcactcatggctggacttcctgcctctgcgattaaaccttttcAGCGCGGtgggtggacaggcaaactcgagtttgcatatacacacagaaacaaatttttctgaagcaaatgtatcaattttctgtgcggtgccactaacgcatgccgtgggcacaaagcaaatgaaatgcacggcgcgtgccgtgccgtgtgcaggcgcGCCagaaaaagttaagagatggcggttaaagcaaagcgcagcgaagaattgaaatactttaaagaaataggagatcataaggtgaaatggaaaatatgccaagcgaaatcgagctaccagagtactacaagtactatgcggcaacatgctcctgaaacacactggcgagttcgggaaagcagacccgcagcaaccaagtgtgtcggctattttcaccgccgcaagatgcagctgtaatcccggccgtgtagagaagatcacaacgctgagtatttccatagtccatttgctgccgttttatttgcagattaaaattatttgcaatggtaaggctacttgtttcgttttcgttttttttaaaccgttacaggccttggttcgacgtgatttaaattgtgagacgcatatttatttttgtaaggaaaatatgttttgaacgtttgcaaaaataaataatgaatactctgataactctgactgttttgatggagaataagccttacatgtttggttggtaatattgcagttcatcattaggcccattcctgctgcagatgcgttgcattctaaaaatagatttgatcaaacaagtactcgattgatcctcgaggaattccttcgatcactcgagtttggaatttactactcgtgcccatccctactgtgtagcaactgcagtagctgctatcattcctgtaacacagggaattggttagcctagcgattgttgtacttgcacttggttctatgaacatcctttctgtaccgacagcgatatattgatgcacttcttatgacaaatgtgcttattgtaagtcgctttggataaaagcgtctgctaaatgccctaaatgttaatgtaaatgtctTCTGTGGAAAAGcttgttgcaaacaggacatttgtgcTTGACTTGTCCATCCCAGAAGTTTGTAATACATgtagaagttgtgtccacatggtgtggaAACTGGACTCTTGAACACATCCAGATGGAACATGTAAAGTTCTCCTCAGACCAGGAAGTCttagcagaggccattcctagaggcagacgacaaggtttatgtattgagcaaGTCCATTATTGTTCTAATTCCATAACCGGAAAAGACATTTAACGTCTCTCAAAGTTGTGCTGCTTTACTCaccttgttgttgattctgtctttAAGACTATTTAATGCGCGTTATTTTTCTCCTGAAAGAAAGAACTGGTTCAATgtcgtggtgtttttttttttctctattttttaggtttcgtttcctcaacatgaagtcctctcaccccctcccctaactcctggcccctcccctaacgcctggctcctcccctaacgccTGGCTCTGCCCCCACGGCACATGAGTGCACTTCATTAATGCCCACTGTGTGGCCTCTTCAAATGAGTTGATGTGTGTTCTCTACTTTCTTGAGTTAAAAGAGAGCCGGTGCTAAGCGAGAGAAATTGTGGTGATTTTGTGGTGATTTGCGAATGTAACTGGGAGTTATCAGTGTTGATCTATCCGGGTTTCCGGGGCTTCCCCGAATACTTTCTATCCAACCCCGATCCGACCTTCAACAACCACAGACAGAGAGCAAAGAGCCGTTTTTTGGCACTATGCTGCTGCGGGAACTCTCCCCGATGCCCAcgtgcacagtgcacacacgaGCAGCATAGCTGAGAGTCGCAGACAGCGATACAGGATGGAAACCCCCGGTGTGCGGGTGCGGGTGCGGGTGCGGGTGCGGGtgcgggtgagtgtgtgtgtgaagttgtTGGCTGGGGTTGAGACGATCTAGATGTGGCTTATGGTGCAATCCTTTTGTATGCTGGTACGTACAACCTGCTctagcgagaacgtgacgtcaTTTCCTTTCTTACAGAAATGCTgtaagaaagctgggagatttacaATTTACCACTAGCAGGCAGGCCTACCGGTGTACCATAAAAATGGATTGCACCATAAGTCTACTGACAACGAACATGTTATGCTGGGGGCAGAAATAATACAACATCAAAACATATCAAACTATATAAATAATATCTACTATGATTTGGAAATGGTGAGACACCAGacccttaatgacatgtaacAACACATCTTAACGAGTGTGTTCCTAAAGTCAGTGTGTGGACTACAAAGATGGCCGAACGGCCCACCACacgccatggacctattaaagaaaggacagcagATTAAAAAATGGCACCCActcattcctatgaaaactgctcaatggcgcagggcaacatcatgGAGAGATTttcttccgcatcatgggagcctagccacgccctagtgcaTGACGTTCTGGATGAAGAAATATTCTCTTTCtatagcattgttagcattgtagcattataagcgagaggtctgagtgcctaagcgctgaccgTTGCCGAggcggagcacccggagtgttctagaatatttacagaaacaGACAAACCAGACCAACAAGTTCACTATTCAGAGACAACACAGTCATTGCCATGGCAGGGACAGCAAAACAAACCTAAAATGTACTTGCATTTTATGGGTAGCTTTTACGTGCCAGGGACAAACAGTGTGTACATCTGAAATGACGGACAACTGGTATCGTAGTTTAGTTCTAGTTGTTATTtagggttatcaaggtgtgcaCTGATTATCTGAAAATGATGTTACATTTATCCATTAACAGTTTTATGTATTTCAGTCCATGGATTTCCTTCTATTCCTTCAAGCAAACTGAATGGGTGAGTCTGGTTTCCATCCTGGCTCCATAGCCAAGCAGGTGACCAATCACTGAACACTCACCTTATGGTGCATTCTGGCTGACGTCTGACAGTAGTTTTCCATTGAGGGGCGGTGCTTGATTGCAGGTCAGGTTTTCGCCGTCTCTGAGGTGGAGCCAGAACTTTTGATTGCCGTAATCTGATAACCAAGAACTGTCAGTTCAGGTTAAGGCGTGCAGTGGCATGTGTTTAATAGAGGGTCATTTGAGTGCATATTTACCTACGTTTTTATAATGTTATTCACTAAATTGAGATTTTGCCCTGGATGAATCCACATCACTACTATGTGACCCACTGCATCACCTTTcatcaaacaaacaacaaaaaacaagagAGCACTTTTTGGGTACGATGGCTGTATGATGTCATCatataatgtattttattttactcttatacactgtggcaacccggcccaggccaattaaggatattgagagcacctgaggaacaagtggagaagcagggcttaaatagcccgcttctccactcattcggggctctcccagccctggagctcatgcacggagagaccggtcctcgtgggtgacgggattccacccacgaaggaggggaccgttgattcatCCCAGGTTTTTTCGTTATTGTGTTttgagagacttttatgtttttggaataaacatgccttttttttggcttttcctaactaaatggtgtcctgtttgggaggaggtggttcgctcaacgtgccgggttgccacaacacacaaacacaggacacacacacacacacacacacatacacaccaaccacACCAACAAGTGGGCATGaaaccaactctctctctctctctctctctctctctctctctctctctctctctctcttttttttttataaatggttCATGAACAGTTTTAATAAACGGTGACTCAACGATTCCAGGAATCCTTTGGGTGATTTGAATCTCTAGTCCCTGGTGGCCCGACCGGTAGAGCATGGCAGTTGCTGCCGCGCCCTCAAAGAACCACAGAACGGCCCGTAGTTCAGGGAAGGAACTGAATTCATAAATTAATTCAGGGCTTTTAATCGATAATTCAAGAAGACATATGTTCTACACCATTTATAGATCGGTTTCCATTATTTCTATTCGCTGACTCCCTCTCTAGGTGAAACACCTGCTGGTTCAGGCagcacctctgattggctgatagggGGTGACGTGGTCTAGTGCTGGTTCAGGcatcacctctgattggctgatagggtGACCCGGTCCCCTGCTGATTAGGCTCTGATGCGACACACCTGTCCTCCTCTTATTGAAGCTGAACTGAAGGGGCGTTCACAGGGGAGCCGGCAGGCCTGCAGCCCCACAATAAACCAGGACTGTTGAGGGGCGCAGGGGACCCCGTTGGTTGGTTTGTTTAGACTCCTCGTCCAAAGGATCCCCATGTCCTCCCTGAGCAGCCCAGACCTGGGCCTTCATCTCACTGGACGCTCTGGATACAAACACCTACTACTGGTCATATTTCGAGTTATAAACATTATCTTCTATAATTGTAGGTGAGAGATGGTTTAGGAACCAGACAGAATAGCCTTACACAACGATtctagttatttttttctttcttctttttttttttgcgcaaAAATCTTTCTACAATTctataatttatttttcttgtcTCGTCTCATTCGGTAAAGGTAGGCTTGTTCAAAGCTTGTGACGTCATCTCTCAGCCGGAGTTCAGCACCTTGTAGAGCGACAGTGGAAGACGTCTTCCAGTCTGTCTGCTGCGGCTATCCTTACAAGCCACCAAGCCAACACCATATACATGTTGCACTAATTTAACACCTTCATGTTATTAATCTACCTGCCTACCTGCCTGGAAACTTTCACTTATGtcaattttttgttttttcttggcTCGTGCTTTTCTTGAAGCTCCAACGGTCGACAAGCGTCACCACACTTTAAAATAACATAACACTTAAAGAGAAGAcaagaagaaaagagaaaaacaaataaactatgATATTTTCAGATTAGATGTatagacagacggagagacagacagacaggcaggtaggcAGAAAGAAGGGGAGAGCCTGAAACAGAGAAGGGGAGAGCCCAGAACAGGGATCCTCCATCACCTGAGGCTGATATATTTCACCACAGTCTTAATAAAAGCAACCCTCTCTCTAGGTGCTATTATGGTTTGTGATTTGATATTGAGTCACTGTAGTTATATGAGGCTTATCTCCAAGACTTAATGTGTTTGAGTACAAGTCTGCAGACGACTCTTACGAGAACTGCTgatcaaaataaaacaagataCAAGATATCGATAGAGAGATTatctatatatactgtatatagatataaataaatcGAAAGAGACCACGCTCTGATAAAGTCGACCAATGACAATCCAGGTCTTCAAGCCACGTTACATCTCAATGTCCAGACTCCCCATGTCGTAGTGAGagttaaaccaaaaaaaaacaccccctCATCCAACAACATGGCAGCAGTTATAACCTAGTGtctgcgaacacacacacacacacacacacacacacacacacacacacacacacacacacacacacacacacactctcttcacTCCCTCCGTTCTCGTGGACGCCTTCTCTTTTTGATCGTTTGGACGCTCTCCGACGCTCCGTGGTCGCGATGGACATTGTGTTTAGGGAAGAGGGGGAAAATGGTGTAACTTTGTAAATAATAACAAACCTTGATGCTGAAGTTGTAGATAAATATTCGAAACTCATCCAtgactctctgtctgcctttgcTGCCATTTTAACACGTAACATATTCCACTAAATACATATTGTACAGATActttatatattctatatactGTACTGAGAATGTAGCTACATTCTTAGTAGGACAGGAATATATATTGTACTGAGAATGTATCTATTCTACTGAATACATACCTAAAGAATGCATAGTTTACTGAGAATGTAACTTTTTCACAGAAAATGTCCCCATTCCACTTTTgtacatttttattaaaatcGGAAAAGTGTGACTACGAAAATTAACTTCTTGAATTGTTTccttaaaaataaatagattatttgatcaaaattaacatttcacttaaaaaaaaaatcttgactGCAACCTTTAACCATTTTACATCAATAAACGTCATACTCATCCAGGAGAAAACAGACATTGAACCACAGTAAGTTATTTAATAATGAGTTACATTAACTTTGTTTAATGTTAGTCTCTTAATAGAATTCTCCTTGTCAAATGAACAGTACATTataatagaaatacattttTCTAAGATAGTAGAGATTCTTATTTAGGAAACCACATTATTTGTTTTGGTTGCTTGATCATTTTATCATGaaacaaaggtcctagtctattatattgacaggtgagatgatcaggggggcaggGTTGTCACACGGACAGAggaatggatagagaggctcgCTGAAGGTgtagccagtagcagagtagatatgaaccctggcttctaCATCGTAGAAGGAGACcacaccctcatcataatcaacaaacacccccagcttctggagctcagctctcagagggagacagacatcAGGGTCGTCATTGAATACCAACCCATCATTGTCGTAGTAAAGTGTCCATAAACCCGTCTCAGGGGTCTCTATGATCTGATCTTTTCtgtcgatggactctctggcaACTCCGAAAGACCATTtagtcttgtctttaacctggacctcaaagtaaaatctccctgaggagaagctctgcctcgtgagaacacatacacactgtgtAAATCTCTTCGGGTTGTCTGGGAGTTCCttctcttcatcttcatcatgtacttgtttcccatcctcagagagggtgagacagggatgagctgtatcaggatccagagtcacatctacttcatactgctggactctcttcagttcagcatccTCACACAGCTTCtccatctccatgttcagtgtctcctccagctgatccagggatctcctcaaggtccctacatAAGACGGAGGACGGATCTCCACCGTCATCCAGTCCCTGGTgtgtggaggatccttcagggatttGAAGGCtttgaggaagtggaggtggtctttagtgtgtgagagctgcttcacctctgagcttctattggtcaggtcttctatttcctgctccagctctttgatgaagtcttcagcttgtttctctgtggatttcagtcTCTCTTTAACCATCCGGTTGAGATCATCCTGGCACTTTTCAATGCAGCGCTTCAGTGCAGTGAGGACCTGCACACCATCGGCTATCGCACTGTCTGCGTCTTCTTTGCTGCGTTTAGCTGTGTCTTTAatctccttaatcttttgttttctctcctggatcatctgaTGAACTTCAGCCTccatcttccccagctgggccttTTTCACTACATATTCTTCTTTTAGTGGTACAACAGGATGGAACCTGTGGGTGGTCGctgtgcagaactgacacacacacacctgttcaatCATGCAAAAGAGCTCCAGTAGTTGattgtgtttcttacacattcTGTCTTCCAGAccgtccataggctcgaccaactgatgtttcttcaggcctgcgactctctgatgtggttccaggtgggtttggcagtaagagataagacacacgaggcaggacttcacggctttcagctgggtcccagtacagacgtcacatgGAACTTCTCCTGGTTTAACAaaaggctgctcttttactcgtaCGGATGTTCGAAACTGAGCGGTCAGCTCTGATAAGAGGGTATTGATCCATAAATCAGGTCTTGTGTTGAAAAGCATGTTGCAAAGAGGACATATGTACTTGATTTGTTCATTCCAGAACTccgtaatacaggttctgcagaagttgtgtccacatggtgtggtGACTGGACTGCTGAATGAATCCAGACAGATGggacatgaaaagttctcttcagaccaggaagggttagcagaggccattcctagacacagactACAATGGTTATGTATTTAGCAAGTGCATTCGTTTTTAATTCCATAACAGAAAGAAAGGTTTTAACTTTTCTCAAAGTTGTGCTGCTTTACTCACCTTGTTGTTATTTCCGTCTGTCAGATTATTTGTTGCAAAATGCGTTCTTTTTTTCCTCctgaaagagagaactgcttccacGTCGGATGGATTTGGTTTATGGGAATGGTATCTTTTTTTCCTGATAAAGAcatcctctgctctcctcccataacacctggctcctcccctaacacctggctcctcccctaacacttGGCTCAGCCCCACGGTCAAGAACCATTCACCCACGACTTAATCAAGCAgaatcatttttatttatttatttatttgttaacctttatttaaccggGCAAGAATTGCTTGAGATCAAATGACCTCTTATTCGAGCAAGGCCTTTTGTTTCTTTCTAAACACAATAACCCTGCAGTGAAAAAATTAGAGAATAAGAATCACATTTTAGACAATAGGGTTACAGTCATAAAATAACTTTCAGTAAAGTTTTGAAGGGAAACCCAGCATGCTGTATGAGCTGGTCCCAACCCACTGTAAGAATGTAAAAAATGCATTCTGGCTGACGTCTGGGAGACGGTAGTTTTCCATCGATGGGCTTGATTGCAGATCCGGTTTTCACCGACTATGGGGTCAGCCAGAACATTTGCTTGAGGTAACCTGATAACCCAGAACTGTCGGTAAATGTTAACAAGTACAGTAGCATGTGTTTAATAGAGGGCCATTTGAGGGCATATTTACATGCGTTTTTAGATTTGTCATCAGTGTTTCTAATAACGCCGTTTAAAAGAATGGCGTTAGGTAACGCCGTTATTTTCTCAGTAACGGTGTAATCAAACTTATTACtgtttccgtcgttacaacgccgttaccgttTCTGTATGTTAAATGCGatgcgttactatgaattgattgaattgaactgcgtaatccgaacgcacccctggctccacacacaaactgctCGGGAGGAGACCGGAtgggttaacaacgagataagcgattatgattggctaaggcagagtcatgtttcatggtagccaatcggatccagggccctattttaacggtctgaaacgcaagtgggaagcgcaaagcgcaagtagctttgtgggcggttctacggcgctatcgctattttacaggcggataaatgacacttgcgtcgcggcgcaagtgtcaaaagggttggtctgaagcagcctagttacccgtaggtgtggtttgggcgtaacgtccaacaaaccaatgagagtgccagctcccatcccctttaagagccatgagcgcatttgaatcggacgagttgatattttgacagcgcgtctgcagtctccgatgagacagatgcacatgaatttcaaactgcaaatggctcagtttattgccaaataatatggcctaattcacacatggaataaggggttttcttccacaacttcagaaatactgagtcctcaaataaatttcggcaaag from Gadus macrocephalus chromosome 4, ASM3116895v1 includes these protein-coding regions:
- the LOC132455238 gene encoding E3 ubiquitin-protein ligase TRIM39-like, whose amino-acid sequence is MASANPSWSEENFSCPICLDSFSSPVTTPCGHNFCRTCITEFWNEQIKYICPLCNMLFNTRPDLWINTLLSELTAQFRTSVRVKEQPFVKPGEVPCDVCTGTQLKAVKSCLVCLISYCQTHLEPHQRVAGLKKHQLVEPMDGLEDRMCKKHNQLLELFCMIEQVCVCQFCTATTHRFHPVVPLKEEYVVKKAQLGKMEAEVHQMIQERKQKIKEIKDTAKRSKEDADSAIADGVQVLTALKRCIEKCQDDLNRMVKERLKSTEKQAEDFIKELEQEIEDLTNRSSEVKQLSHTKDHLHFLKAFKSLKDPPHTRDWMTVEIRPPSYVGTLRRSLDQLEETLNMEMEKLCEDAELKRVQQYEVDVTLDPDTAHPCLTLSEDGKQVHDEDEEKELPDNPKRFTQCVCVLTRQSFSSGRFYFEVQVKDKTKWSFGVARESIDRKDQIIETPETGLWTLYYDNDGLVFNDDPDVCLPLRAELQKLGVFVDYDEGVVSFYDVEARVHIYSATGYTFSEPLYPFLCPCDNPAPLIISPVNIID